CACTTTGTGACGGTAAAAAGCCAGCATTATTTGGGAATTAGGTATTGATTTTTGATCGAGAAGCATGGACGTCTCCTAACTAACCATCTTCCAGTGTTCTGaaggaatttgaaattgaatcgCATTCCTATGGACCACGGCTGGGGGTATAGATCACCTTGTTGTATTGGAAGGCTGATGGTGTTTTATGGGGACAGGACTTGCATGTTTATGTAGAGGGTTACAGTCAGAAAACCCTGCTGGATGTCTATAGACATGCTGTTTCAGATCTCCAATTTCTTCAGCAGGGTAAGACAATTTCTGTGAGTTGTGCATGGATTCTGTTTGAATGTTGGATTTGTAGCAGCATAGTGGTCTTACAAAGTGATTACTGGGATATTAAGCTGCTGGAAGGCTTGGCTTTCATTAAGTAGGCTGCAAACTTGTGTTCAGCAAAGAATCAAATCAAGAGTTAAATTTAGAAGTACTTTCTTTCAACATCCTTTCTGCATTtgagtaaaaaaagaaaagcaagAAAGACATGACTACTACACATTCCAAACCCTGTAACCATGGCAATGAAGCCTCTGAACCATTGAGTGTGTGGGGAGATGGaatgattttattgttaatgtGACATGGAAAGTCCTAGTTCTTTTGTCTGTGAAATGTTTAGCCTGTCACTGCCAGGAATTGGACCCCTGACTCCGTTGGTCAAGCGTTAGAGAGTCTGACTGTAAGCTAAGAGGGATCAAGGCAAGACGTTCAATGGTATTGGAATCTTATTTGTTATTCTCTCATGCTCAGAAGGTCATTGCCTGAAATGTGTTTTGAAGTGCAGAACATAGCATTAATGATATAGGATATTCTTTCtagaaaatattgatatttttttaatggctgATAGATCAAGAAATGTTGGATGTTTGTTTATTCTGGAAATTGATTTACCAGgcaaaatagataaattatatgttgatttCAAAAGGCAGCATGAGTAATCCAACAGTATTTAATATTGTTATAACCTGTCTAAGATCGAAGATCGCTGGTAATATTATTTATGGACATTTTTTCCttgtctttttatttatttcctgACTTTGAGTTATATAACAGGGAGACCTTTTATTGTTGACAATTAGGTCAGTTTAACAGGTGAATGAATGAcaattcaaggtcatatataaagATTAATTAGGTATCATCGCAATGAAAAGATTAAATCTCCTTCAATTATAGCggtatttaaaaaatggtgttAAAAAAGGTATCTTGTTTCATTCTTGTTCACAGGAATACAACCAATGTTCTCTAGATAGCAGACTTAtgattattattcaaatattggTACTGTATAATCATTTATAGTTATTGCTGCTCTATTTTTGTGGACACTTGAGTcaagaaataacattttaaagaatcTGTAAAGAATTAGCAATCCACAAAATTTGGCCCAACTATTGAGATGATTCCAAAGTGAATAATTAGATTTTAATAGATTGACATTGCTGTTTCTGTGATTTCAGCATCGCTTCAACAGACAGGATTCCGCCTCCTCACAGAGTAGTTCTAGTCATCAGGAGAGTTTCCGGGAGCGTAATGGAGACCGTGTACGTCGCCGTGGCAGCCAGTCATCTCAGTCGACGCAGGCCGGGTATTCCTCCTCTAGTCCACCAGTGTCCGCCGTGATCCGTCGTGACTCATCTCTTGAGATGTCACCTCGAGTCACGGACTCGCCCCGGCTTCAGAGAACTCACTCTATGCAGAGGCCCCCCACAGACACTGCTAGTGGTGCGGGGTCTCGCTCAAACAGTTACAGATTCACGGACTACCGGGCTCGGGATGACTCGTACATGCCTCATGATTTATCTCCATACCACCCGGCGCGGCGACAGGCAAGTTTCTCATCAGAGAGGGAGTACGCCAGTCGATCCGACTCGTATGGATCAACCTCCAGTCGGCAGGACATGTTCACCCCCCCACCACTGGGGTTTGGTGGTGGCAGTCAAGATATGTACAGTTCTGATATTAATGAACGAATATACAGTTCAAGCATGTCCTCTGGCCCTGACCCTGAGTGTATACCATTTAGTCAAGACATTGCTCATCAGCAAGGAAGTGTTAGTCCCTCATTATTATCACAAAAACCCCGATCTTTTCCCCGAACTAATCCAGCCTATGTTGGTGTGCCAAAAAGAAATGGAAGTACCGCATATAAGAGAATAAATGTAGAGCAACAAGCTGTGAACTATGACCCCACCTATGCTGAACCTAAATCATACTCTGCAGCTGGGATACAAGTGGCGCCCAAGGACTATACAGAGAACTATTACTACCCCCACGAACCATCAGACAGCGATACCTCGCATTCTTCTTTCCGCGTGGTCCATCACGAGCGGGCGGACAGCCAAGCTTCTCACTCGTCTAGAAATCGTGAATCAGACTCTCATTCTTCCCAGGGTTCCTTTAAGCAGCCCTCTGCTGATGTCCACGCTTCCAACAGTTCATTACGCATGCAACCAATGAAGGTTGACCCTTCAACATCATTTCATGAGAGTGTGTCGTCGCGAGGATCGGAGCGAAGCTTACAAGAGCTGAGAGAGAGTGTGCATGACAGATCTAGTGCTCTGATTTCTCAACAGTTGGTTACTAGTCAGATCCACGACCCTGTGTCAGATGATTCCGAACCGGATTACGCTAATGTGCCTCCCTCCAAGAATTATTCCCCTTCTCATTCGGATGCTCATATATACCGTGAGGTTTTGAAAGACCGACAAAACATCCCTGATTATCCAGATCTGAAAAATGGAGAATCTCCGGCCGTGATGAGACCTCACCTGGACCAACATGTAAACCGAGGGTACCGGTCACTGCCAGTGATAGAGAACTCACATTTCCCGCCCGACGGTAAGTCGTCCTAACAGATTCAATAATATTATGCTTTTGTATCACTGGGATTTGTTATTTGTTCTCGTATGTAATCAGTATTGAACcttgatttagatttttgttttgtttaaactaTACTTGAGATTCaatcatttagttttaaaagtaAAGATTAAATTTAAGGTCAAGGTAGTTTATGCTGATTAAACCTCAGGACTGAAACACACAATCAGTTAAATTCTGGGGCATACTGTGGtatcatcaatattcgttgaataccaattttcgtggatttcgttgttaagttgatccacgaaattaaatgttcatttaggttcaatttcaactaacattttgtattgatatggtcattggccacgaaattacgtatccttgaaactgtggtttctacgaaatccacgaaaattgatgcccacgaaaattaatgaaaccacagtagttgTAATAATTACCTCATTTATGTGTATCACACCTGAAGGCTTGATCTTATAGAAAGCAACTTCTTGTTCAATCATATggatcaaatttttattaataactACTTCCCCAACCTACTGATGCATGTAAACGTGTACAGGAAAAAGAATATTGTTGTGAGGCAGATTTAAAATGGTGTTAATTGAAACCTTAGTTAACTTAAACAGTAGATATAGGCAAGAAAGATAAGAGAAATCTCTATTAAACCGGCTATTTCCTGCTAGCTACCTCTTCTATTTGATTATGCAGAAGTTTTCAAGatagataaaaacaaacaaccTAAGGTTGAATTTGATGGGAAATAAAGCTGTGAGGAGACCTTCATCAAAAAAGCAACAAGTTGGCTATATCCCCCAAAGCTTTATGTGAGCATACAGCCATACAGCTTGTAGCCAGAGGTAGAAACTAGGAGCAGTACTTAGTCATGGATTTTGATCTGTGCCtctattgtattttaaattggGAAATTTTCCTTGTTGGAAGAATGCAGTGTTTTAGTGGAGTGTATGTTTACGCAATAAATTGATGTCAGAAAGGAACTGAGTGACAAGCTAGCTTCCTGCTGGATCGAGCAGCAGGTTTGagattaataagaaaaaaaggaTCGCGAGTGGTCACGGGTGTAGCGCGGCGGCATTATAGTGTACAGGGGCAGCTATCAGCACTCAATGTTAGGACCCCCGGGAGGGGGCGTGTCCGTCGGAATGACACCCCTGTTCAATGAAGAGTTACTGCTTTTGGATAGTGCTCTGTTATGTAGGTACTTGAAAATTTTCCGCTTCTTATTCAGTcacataaatgttttatatgacCTGGTAAAACAGCATCTATATGTTTTATATGACCAGGTGAAACAGCATCTATGTATTTTTAAGCTAAGAAAAGATTTGTTTGATATGTGTGTTGTCTAGTGATGCTTGTTGAAGATtctttttatacaatatatggTTCATGTGGTCCATTCTTACCCATTTTATCTTGTGAACGAAAGTTTATTTAACTAGTAGATCTTGGCTTGAAAAATGTAACCCTTCCAATGTAAGATGAATGATAGAACTAATTTACTGGAcacattaatgaaaaaaattgtaggaATTTGAATTCGGTTGTAATCAAATTTGAATCTCTTTTCAGAGCTCTAAAGATAAACATTGTCATATTTTCaagaattttattcattaaaaagagGGAAGCAATTTGGTTATTTTTGTATCCATTGGCTTATTAAGCCCATAGACAAATTTTTGTAATCTTTTTTGTCTATATCctgtaaatttgattttatatatccGATTTAAGCTCGCCAAATCCAGACACAAATTAAACACTAAACCTATTGAAGAGCTTTCTAACATTGTCTTTCTCTATTTTTTAGTTGAGCTCAACCAAAGTTTTGATGAAGATGAAATCAACAGTAGTTTCTTTAATTCCCCACTCCATGATCGAATCCTTAACGAGTCATATGAATCCCACCATGCATCTCTCAAGAGGAAGAAGCCGGAAAAAAATGACTCGGTCATTGGAAGTCCGGTCATCGAGAAGAGTCACTCCATGACCGTTGACCTACAGCAGCGGCCAGCATCCATGGTCGTACCAACCCAGTCCGAGGCCAACGTCTCCCTCAGTCCCAGTATAGGCTCATTGAACAGACAGGTAAACAGACAGGTAACTTAACAACGTCTCCCTCTCAGTCCCAGTATAGGCTCACTGAACAGGCAGGTAAACAGACAGGTAACTTAACAACGTCTCCCTCTCAGTCCCAGTATAGGCTCATTGAACAGACAGGTAAACAGACAAGTAACTTAACAACGTCTCCCTCTCAGTCCCAGTATAGGCTCATTGAACAGACAGGTAAACAGACAGGTAACATAACAACGTCTCCCTCTCAGTCCCAGTATAGGCTCACTGAACAGACAGgtaaacaaacaggtaacaTAACAACGTCTCCCTCTCAGTCCCAGTATAGGCTTATTGAATAGACAGGTAACATAAAAATGTCTCCCTCAGTCCCTTTATAGGCTCACTAACAGACAGGTAAATAGACAGGTAACATAACAACGTCTCCTTCAGTCCAAGTATAGGCTAACTAAGCTGACAGGTAACTTAACATCTCCCTCAGTCCCAGTATAGGCTCACTGAACAGACAGGTAAGCTGACAGGTAACTTAACATCTCCCTCAGTCTCAGTATAAGCTCACTGAACAGACAGGTAACATGACAATGTCTCCCTCAGTCAAAGTATAGACTGACAAACAGCCAGGTAACATAACAATGTCTCCCTCAGTCAAAGTATAGACTGACAAACAGCCAGGTAACATAACAATGTCTCCCTCAGTCAAAGTATAGACTGACAAACAGCCAGGTAACATAACAATGTCTCCCTCAGTCAAAGTATAGACTGACAAACAGACAGGTAACATGACAATGTCTCCCTCAGTCAAAGTATAGACTGACAAACAGACAGGTAACATAACAACGTCTCCCTCAGTCCCAGTATAAACTGACAAACAGACAGGTAACATGACAATGTCTCCCTCAGTCAAAGTATAGACTGACAAACAGACAGGTAACATAACAATGTCCAATGTCTCCCTCAGTCAAAGTATAGACTGACAAACAGACAGGTAACATGACAATGTCTCCCTCAGTCCCAGTATAAGCTAAACAAATAACTATATTCCATTTTTTTGCCTTTGATTTTAGAAGATTAAAATTTTTGTACTGTGACTTGTAGGTTAATAGAGAATtgcaaaatatatgcaaaaagATTTAGAGACGCCTAAATGTCATTGTTGATATTgtgtattgatatcatttattatcACTGAAATGAATGAGTGATGGGCTACCTTAACAGACATCAGACGGGGAAGTTATATACATCTTACACTTAGATAGCACATATGTTAGGTGATCAATATGATTGATAGACGGATCAAGAACTATGCAGAGAAATCTACTCTATATAATGGTAGTAAGAGAAAGAAATGATGAGTAAGATATTAAAACATATGAGTGAATCTTGGTAACATTCAACACCCATCATTATTTACAACCCACGCATGTGGAATATGTATAGAAGTGTGACAGCCGATGCTCTAAACCTGTTATTGTATCATACTTTCACCTGTAGAAAACAAACCAAAACTACAGGTAATTTAGATAGTTTCGAGTTTAAAAGCCTTGTTGATAAAGTTATGCCATTTGATTTGCTTTCACATGTTTCCTAATACAGTTGCTATTTTTGTAGAATCGGGCGGGTACAGCGCCCCCTATCAGGTCTGCCAGTCCGCTGTCACAGAAACAGAAACTTCCATCGGACTCTGACATTGAGAACTACATGAATCGCCACAAAAAAGGACTCTTTGGGAAAAAAATCTCATTCGAGCACATGCTCATTTGGTCAAAGGTAAGAAATGTTCAAACAAGTTGGAATGGGGAAGTGTTCAGTTGACCTAGGTTCTATGACACATTTTATTCTTATGTACAACATGGTCTGATTTTTGAGTGTGTAGGCCTGTCCC
This genomic window from Magallana gigas chromosome 5, xbMagGiga1.1, whole genome shotgun sequence contains:
- the LOC105336161 gene encoding rho GTPase-activating protein 39 isoform X10, with product MYANLTTGECVWDPPPGVKIKKTDNNQWWELFDPNTSRFYYYNATSQKTVWHRPQNCDIIPLAKLQERIYKEILEQTLKQNTEVRDGSDGSSKREISTQTPVPQTRRDHTKHVRTGSLKSTHTTQTSPSVSRKHRFNRQDSASSQSSSSHQESFRERNGDRVRRRGSQSSQSTQAGYSSSSPPVSAVIRRDSSLEMSPRVTDSPRLQRTHSMQRPPTDTASGAGSRSNSYRFTDYRARDDSYMPHDLSPYHPARRQASFSSEREYASRSDSYGSTSSRQDMFTPPPLGFGGGSQDMYSSDINERIYSSSMSSGPDPECIPFSQDIAHQQGSVSPSLLSQKPRSFPRTNPAYVGVPKRNGSTAYKRINVEQQAVNYDPTYAEPKSYSAAGIQVAPKDYTENYYYPHEPSDSDTSHSSFRVVHHERADSQASHSSRNRESDSHSSQGSFKQPSADVHASNSSLRMQPMKVDPSTSFHESVSSRGSERSLQELRESVHDRSSALISQQLVTSQIHDPVSDDSEPDYANVPPSKNYSPSHSDAHIYREVLKDRQNIPDYPDLKNGESPAVMRPHLDQHVNRGYRSLPVIENSHFPPDVELNQSFDEDEINSSFFNSPLHDRILNESYESHHASLKRKKPEKNDSVIGSPVIEKSHSMTVDLQQRPASMVVPTQSEANVSLSPSIGSLNRQVNRQNRAGTAPPIRSASPLSQKQKLPSDSDIENYMNRHKKGLFGKKISFEHMLIWSKDPIQKPILRTDDKAVKKEACEVFKLIQIYMGDRKGRLTQMQAAQEIISKGWSITNLRDEIYMQLCKQTTENRKGDSLQKGWEMIAICLYFFPPSTKFSGYLEGIIAKHQDETNNIIPTETPLSHFAVQCQKRLDKIMASGPKKGQRKPNMDEIEQAKKSVFSPSMFGSSLDDVMLLQKDKFPDRKLPWIQTTLSEEVLRYNGAQTEGIFRVPGDIDEVNALKLKCDQWSLPPDCVDPHIPASLLKLWYRELYEPLIPAEFYELCIQHYQNPEAAIEVVSKLPDINRLVLAYLIRFLQVFAAEENSKVTKMDVNNLAMVMAPNCLRCECIDPHTIFENTRKEMGFIRTLIQNLDTSFMEGIV
- the LOC105336161 gene encoding rho GTPase-activating protein 39 isoform X9, whose product is MRMVFTHRPSRSQGLGHLYWRLKKTDNNQWWELFDPNTSRFYYYNATSQKTVWHRPQNCDIIPLAKLQERIYKEILEQTLKQNTEVRDGSDGSSKREISTQTPVPQTRRDHTKHVRTGSLKSTHTTQTSPSVSRKHRFNRQDSASSQSSSSHQESFRERNGDRVRRRGSQSSQSTQAGYSSSSPPVSAVIRRDSSLEMSPRVTDSPRLQRTHSMQRPPTDTASGAGSRSNSYRFTDYRARDDSYMPHDLSPYHPARRQASFSSEREYASRSDSYGSTSSRQDMFTPPPLGFGGGSQDMYSSDINERIYSSSMSSGPDPECIPFSQDIAHQQGSVSPSLLSQKPRSFPRTNPAYVGVPKRNGSTAYKRINVEQQAVNYDPTYAEPKSYSAAGIQVAPKDYTENYYYPHEPSDSDTSHSSFRVVHHERADSQASHSSRNRESDSHSSQGSFKQPSADVHASNSSLRMQPMKVDPSTSFHESVSSRGSERSLQELRESVHDRSSALISQQLVTSQIHDPVSDDSEPDYANVPPSKNYSPSHSDAHIYREVLKDRQNIPDYPDLKNGESPAVMRPHLDQHVNRGYRSLPVIENSHFPPDVELNQSFDEDEINSSFFNSPLHDRILNESYESHHASLKRKKPEKNDSVIGSPVIEKSHSMTVDLQQRPASMVVPTQSEANVSLSPSIGSLNRQVNRQNRAGTAPPIRSASPLSQKQKLPSDSDIENYMNRHKKGLFGKKISFEHMLIWSKDPIQKPILRTDDKAVKKEACEVFKLIQIYMGDRKGRLTQMQAAQEIISKGWSITNLRDEIYMQLCKQTTENRKGDSLQKGWEMIAICLYFFPPSTKFSGYLEGIIAKHQDETNNIIPTETPLSHFAVQCQKRLDKIMASGPKKGQRKPNMDEIEQAKKSVFSPSMFGSSLDDVMLLQKDKFPDRKLPWIQTTLSEEVLRYNGAQTEGIFRVPGDIDEVNALKLKCDQWSLPPDCVDPHIPASLLKLWYRELYEPLIPAEFYELCIQHYQNPEAAIEVVSKLPDINRLVLAYLIRFLQVFAAEENSKVTKMDVNNLAMVMAPNCLRCECIDPHTIFENTRKEMGFIRTLIQNLDTSFMEGIV
- the LOC105336161 gene encoding rho GTPase-activating protein 39 isoform X7; its protein translation is MAERWEWVEIIEPRSKEHMYANLTTGECVWDPPPGVKIKKTDNNQWWELFDPNTSRFYYYNATSQKTVWHRPQNCDIIPLAKLQERIYKEILEQTLKQNTEVRDGSDGSSKREISTQTPVPQTRRDHTKHVRTGSLKSTHTTQTSPSVSRKHRFNRQDSASSQSSSSHQESFRERNGDRVRRRGSQSSQSTQAGYSSSSPPVSAVIRRDSSLEMSPRVTDSPRLQRTHSMQRPPTDTASGAGSRSNSYRFTDYRARDDSYMPHDLSPYHPARRQASFSSEREYASRSDSYGSTSSRQDMFTPPPLGFGGGSQDMYSSDINERIYSSSMSSGPDPECIPFSQDIAHQQGSVSPSLLSQKPRSFPRTNPAYVGVPKRNGSTAYKRINVEQQAVNYDPTYAEPKSYSAAGIQVAPKDYTENYYYPHEPSDSDTSHSSFRVVHHERADSQASHSSRNRESDSHSSQGSFKQPSADVHASNSSLRMQPMKVDPSTSFHESVSSRGSERSLQELRESVHDRSSALISQQLVTSQIHDPVSDDSEPDYANVPPSKNYSPSHSDAHIYREVLKDRQNIPDYPDLKNGESPAVMRPHLDQHVNRGYRSLPVIENSHFPPDVELNQSFDEDEINSSFFNSPLHDRILNESYESHHASLKRKKPEKNDSVIGSPVIEKSHSMTVDLQQRPASMVVPTQSEANVSLSPSIGSLNRQVNRQNRAGTAPPIRSASPLSQKQKLPSDSDIENYMNRHKKGLFGKKISFEHMLIWSKDPIQKPILRTDDKAVKKEACEVFKLIQIYMGDRKGRLTQMQAAQEIISKGWSITNLRDEIYMQLCKQTTENRKGDSLQKGWEMIAICLYFFPPSTKFSGYLEGIIAKHQDETNNIIPTETPLSHFAVQCQKRLDKIMASGPKKGQRKPNMDEIEQAKKSVFSPSMFGSSLDDVMLLQKDKFPDRKLPWIQTTLSEEVLRYNGAQTEGIFRVPGDIDEVNALKLKCDQWSLPPDCVDPHIPASLLKLWYRELYEPLIPAEFYELCIQHYQNPEAAIEVVSKLPDINRLVLAYLIRFLQVFAAEENSKVTKMDVNNLAMVMAPNCLRCECIDPHTIFENTRKEMGFIRTLIQNLDTSFMEGIV